In a single window of the Dreissena polymorpha isolate Duluth1 chromosome 3, UMN_Dpol_1.0, whole genome shotgun sequence genome:
- the LOC127874464 gene encoding solute carrier family 66 member 3-like, with translation MMTWASAEVVCNFLSFTVVALCIIMKVPQIWGSFRSGNTNGISLPSVMLEQTGYSIMLSYSFAMEYAVMNYLETGFLLVQNWFMLGLIVYTRNLLSPKVLLLLAIYMVVFSSIAYKALPDLVLKSAISLCTPLGVSSKLTQIVALYRSKHPGRLSALTWGIAGYGCYVRILTNVVFTGDLFIILNFTSSAVLNTTMVAMILYYTQQVKSKLY, from the exons ATGATGACGTGGGCGTCTGCAGAAGTTGTCTGCAATTTTCTGAGTTTTACAGTAGTGGCACTATGTATTATCATGAAAGTGCCGCAGATTTGGGGATCGTTCAGATCTGGAAACACAAATGGAATAAGCCTTCCCAGTGTTATGCTGGAACAAACAGG gTACTCCATAATGCTGTCCTACAGTTTTGCCATGGAGTATGCTGTAATGAACTACTTGGAGACAGGATTCCTTCTTGTTCAAA ATTGGTTTATGTTGGGCTTGATAGTGTATACAAGAAACCTGCTGTCACCTAAAGTGCTGCTGCTTTTGGCCAT ATATATGGTGGTGTTTTCCTCGATTGCTTACAAAGCATTACCTGATCTTGTTCTAAAATCTGCCATT aGTTTATGCACGCCTTTGGGAGTGTCCAGTAAGCTGACACAGATAGTGGCTCTGTACAGAAGCAAGCATCCAGGCAGACTGAGCGCTCTAACCTGGGGCATAGCGGGATATGGATGCTATG ttCGAATTCTTACCAATGTAGTGTTCACTGGAGACCTCTTCATAATTCTCAACTTTACCAGCAGTGCAGTGCTCAACACAACCATGGTGGCCATGATCCTCTACTATACACAACAAGTGAAATCCAAACTCTACTGA